The Deinococcus sonorensis KR-87 genome includes a window with the following:
- a CDS encoding ABC transporter ATP-binding protein, which produces MTQPDEAFQKEFDPQLTRRVLRYLRPYLRLVLGVLVLSLLIALTQPTFGLIQRYAIDHSFGPNALSGTVDLAGRQRLFQILLTAAIVYLCLKGVEFVLRYAATLTINIVGQRVLYDIRSDIFTKLQRLQLSFFDKTPVGRLITRVTSDVDAINQFITAGLVSLLQSTFLILAYVIIMLVVSWRLALISFIVMPVLYWATNYFRARLRDAFRNNSIQQSIVNSKLNENITGMLTIQLFGRENRNAVEFDRANRRLLNARLESVRWFALFQPTVSILGSVASGLVLWYAGDAILGADRLAGAGITLGTLIAFNQWVGQLFQPIQDLSDVFNNLQAAMASSERIFGVLDTPVTIQDKPDARRLNQFEGDVHLDHVWFAYDESVDAHTPDDDPRWTLRGIDLHIRPGESVALVGATGAGKTSITSLVSRFYDVQRGAVRVDGVDVRDLEQYDLRRHIGVVLQDVFLFAGTIESNLTLSNPDIPHERVVQACKYVGVHEFIMALEDGYDTEVRERGATLSTGQKQLLAFARALIQNPDILLVLDEATASVDTETELRIQEALEKVMQGRTSIIIAHRLSTIEHCNRIVVMRRGVVVEEGSHRELLAQNGYYAQLHRLQYAQGDAAD; this is translated from the coding sequence GTGACTCAACCGGACGAAGCATTTCAAAAGGAATTCGATCCGCAGCTGACCCGCCGGGTGCTGCGGTACCTGCGACCCTACCTGCGGCTGGTGCTTGGGGTGCTGGTCCTGAGCCTGCTGATCGCCCTGACGCAGCCGACCTTCGGCCTGATTCAGCGCTACGCCATTGACCATTCGTTCGGCCCCAACGCGCTCTCGGGCACGGTGGACCTGGCCGGGCGGCAGCGGCTGTTTCAGATCCTGCTGACCGCCGCCATCGTGTACCTGTGCCTGAAGGGGGTGGAGTTCGTGCTGCGGTATGCCGCCACGCTCACCATCAACATCGTGGGCCAGCGGGTGCTGTACGACATCCGCTCCGACATCTTCACCAAGCTGCAGCGGCTGCAACTGAGCTTCTTCGACAAGACCCCGGTGGGCCGGCTGATCACCCGCGTCACCAGCGACGTGGACGCGATCAACCAGTTCATCACCGCCGGGCTGGTGTCGCTGCTGCAGTCCACCTTCCTGATCCTGGCCTACGTGATCATCATGCTGGTGGTCAGCTGGCGGCTGGCGCTGATCAGCTTCATCGTGATGCCGGTGCTGTACTGGGCCACCAACTACTTCCGGGCCCGGCTGCGCGACGCGTTTCGCAACAACAGCATCCAGCAGTCCATCGTGAACAGCAAGCTGAACGAGAACATCACCGGCATGCTGACCATTCAGCTGTTCGGGCGCGAGAACCGCAACGCCGTGGAGTTCGACCGTGCCAACCGCCGGCTGCTGAATGCCCGCCTGGAGAGCGTGCGCTGGTTCGCGCTGTTCCAGCCGACCGTGAGCATTCTGGGGTCGGTGGCGAGCGGGCTGGTGCTGTGGTACGCCGGCGACGCCATCCTGGGCGCGGACCGGCTGGCCGGGGCCGGCATCACCCTCGGCACCCTGATCGCCTTCAACCAGTGGGTGGGCCAGCTGTTCCAGCCGATTCAGGACCTTTCGGACGTGTTCAACAACCTGCAGGCGGCGATGGCCAGCAGCGAGCGCATCTTCGGGGTGCTGGACACGCCGGTCACCATTCAAGACAAACCGGACGCCCGGCGGCTGAATCAGTTCGAGGGCGACGTGCATCTGGACCACGTCTGGTTTGCCTACGACGAATCGGTGGATGCCCACACCCCCGACGACGATCCGCGCTGGACGCTGCGCGGCATCGACCTGCACATCCGCCCCGGCGAGAGCGTGGCGCTGGTGGGCGCGACCGGGGCGGGCAAGACCAGCATCACCAGTCTGGTGAGCCGCTTCTACGACGTGCAGCGCGGTGCGGTGCGGGTGGACGGTGTGGACGTGCGCGATCTGGAGCAGTACGACCTGCGCCGCCACATCGGCGTGGTGCTGCAGGACGTGTTCCTCTTCGCCGGCACCATCGAGAGCAACCTGACGCTCAGCAACCCCGACATTCCGCACGAGCGGGTAGTGCAGGCCTGCAAGTACGTGGGGGTGCACGAGTTCATCATGGCCCTGGAGGACGGCTACGACACCGAGGTGCGCGAGCGCGGCGCCACGCTCAGCACCGGCCAGAAGCAGCTGCTGGCGTTCGCCCGCGCGCTGATCCAGAACCCGGACATCCTGCTGGTGCTGGACGAGGCCACCGCCAGCGTGGACACCGAGACTGAGCTGCGGATTCAGGAGGCGCTGGAGAAGGTGATGCAGGGCCGCACCAGCATCATCATCGCGCACCGCCTGAGCACCATCGAGCACTGCAACCGCATCGTGGTGATGCGCCGGGGTGTGGTGGTGGAGGAGGGCAGCCACCGCGAGCTGCTGGCCCAGAACGGCTATTACGCTCAGCTGCACCGCCTGCAGTACGCCCAGGGCGACGCCGCCGACTGA
- a CDS encoding ABC transporter ATP-binding protein, giving the protein MNNFRTLLPYLRLHRNQYIVGTLAVFASNAAVLLPAYFLGRIIDGLSRYVRGAGTFTLTQLLLLVGGMVLATLLSGALMMVVRRSIVYASRQTEYEIRRDLFAHLATLDKHYFDRARTGDLMNRLTGDLSAVREMIGFGSWQVGTVVAAFVVSFAWFFSISWRLTLTVLVVFPVIVLILSYLSRQIAKRYVPLQEQNSAIAAKAQENFSGARVVKGYAIEDQEINEYKRMNDELIRRALRLTRVEGPLQASMSLLMGVAFVIVLVYGGRMILGLVPGSPLTLGQFTQFAQTLERLAWPMLSIGMIANMLQRGMASWGRLQEIFEARPRVHDDKRTDTSIRRLNGDIRFEHVSLTFDGRRVLSDITLHIPEGQTLGITGPTGSGKTVLSQLITRLTDVTEGQVLVDGHDVRRVPLKVLREHIAVVPQEPFLFSESIASNVAFGLNGAQGQYPPIPVRQSVRHTKVPAAEDVAPDMDRVRRAAEIAGLASEIDRFPAGYDTMLGERGVTLSGGQRQRTALARAIAREPRILVLDDSMSAVDTETESRILQGLRQVQEGRTVLLIGHRVSTLRHADHIIVMEEGRIVEQGSHEALLAMDGHYADLERKQRLEGDLSELDEVRLAADATAGVRR; this is encoded by the coding sequence TTGAACAATTTCAGAACCCTGCTGCCTTACCTGAGGCTGCATCGGAACCAGTACATCGTCGGCACGCTGGCGGTGTTCGCCTCAAACGCGGCCGTGCTGCTGCCGGCCTACTTCCTGGGCCGGATCATTGACGGTCTGAGCCGGTACGTGCGGGGTGCTGGCACCTTCACCCTGACGCAGCTGCTGCTGCTCGTGGGCGGCATGGTGCTGGCCACCCTGCTGTCCGGCGCCCTGATGATGGTGGTGCGCCGCAGCATCGTGTACGCCAGCCGCCAGACCGAGTACGAGATCCGCCGCGACCTGTTCGCACACCTCGCCACGCTGGACAAGCACTACTTCGACCGCGCCCGCACCGGGGACCTGATGAACCGCCTGACCGGTGACCTCTCGGCCGTGCGCGAGATGATCGGCTTCGGGAGCTGGCAGGTGGGCACGGTGGTGGCGGCCTTCGTGGTGAGCTTCGCGTGGTTCTTCAGCATCAGCTGGCGGCTGACCCTGACGGTGCTGGTGGTGTTTCCGGTGATCGTGCTGATCCTGAGCTACCTGTCGCGCCAGATCGCCAAACGCTACGTGCCGCTGCAGGAGCAGAACAGCGCCATTGCCGCCAAGGCTCAGGAGAACTTCAGTGGGGCGCGGGTGGTCAAGGGGTACGCCATCGAGGATCAGGAAATCAACGAGTACAAGCGCATGAACGACGAGCTGATCCGCCGGGCGCTGCGGCTCACGCGGGTTGAGGGGCCGCTGCAGGCGTCCATGAGCCTGTTGATGGGCGTCGCGTTCGTGATCGTGCTGGTGTACGGCGGCCGGATGATCCTGGGGCTGGTGCCGGGCAGCCCGCTGACGCTGGGGCAGTTCACCCAGTTCGCCCAGACGCTGGAGCGGCTGGCTTGGCCGATGCTCAGCATCGGCATGATCGCCAATATGCTGCAGCGCGGCATGGCCAGCTGGGGCCGCCTGCAGGAGATCTTCGAGGCGCGGCCCCGGGTCCACGACGACAAACGCACCGACACCAGCATCCGCCGGCTGAACGGCGACATTCGGTTCGAACACGTCAGCCTGACCTTCGACGGTCGCCGGGTGCTGTCGGACATCACGCTGCACATTCCCGAAGGGCAGACGCTCGGCATCACTGGCCCCACCGGCAGCGGCAAGACGGTGCTCTCCCAGCTGATCACCCGCCTGACCGACGTGACCGAGGGACAGGTGCTGGTGGACGGCCACGACGTGCGCCGCGTGCCGCTCAAGGTGCTGCGTGAGCACATTGCGGTGGTGCCGCAGGAACCGTTCCTGTTCAGCGAGAGCATCGCCAGCAACGTGGCGTTCGGGCTGAACGGGGCGCAGGGCCAGTATCCGCCGATTCCGGTGCGTCAGTCGGTGCGCCACACCAAAGTGCCGGCGGCCGAGGACGTGGCCCCGGACATGGATCGGGTGCGCCGGGCCGCCGAGATCGCCGGGCTGGCCAGCGAGATCGACCGCTTCCCGGCCGGGTACGACACCATGCTGGGCGAGCGCGGGGTGACCCTTTCGGGCGGTCAGCGGCAGCGCACCGCGCTGGCCCGCGCCATCGCGCGGGAGCCGCGCATCCTGGTGCTGGACGACAGCATGAGCGCCGTGGACACCGAGACCGAGAGCCGCATCCTGCAGGGCCTGCGGCAGGTGCAGGAAGGGCGAACGGTGCTGCTGATCGGCCACCGGGTAAGCACCCTGCGCCACGCCGACCACATCATCGTGATGGAAGAGGGCCGCATCGTGGAGCAGGGGAGCCACGAGGCGCTGCTGGCGATGGACGGCCACTACGCCGACCTGGAGCGCAAGCAGCGGCTGGAGGGCGACCTGAGCGAGCTGGACGAGGTGCGGCTGGCCGCCGACGCGACGGCAGGAGTGCGCCGATGA
- the tuf gene encoding elongation factor Tu translates to MAKGTFERTKPHVNVGTIGHVDHGKTTLTAAITFTAASADPSIETQRYDQIDKAPEEKARGITINTAHVEYNTTSRHYSHVDCPGHADYVKNMITGAAQMDGAILVVSSADGPMPQTREHILLARQVGVPYIVVFMNKVDMVDDEELLELVEMEVRELLSRYEFPGDDLPVVKGSALQALEALVADPKMARGTNKWVDNIWELLDAVDSYIPTPERDTDKTFLMPVEDVFTITGRGTVATGRVERGIVKVQDEVEIVGLRDTRKTTVTGIEMHRKLLDQGMAGDNVGVLLRGVARDDVERGQVLAKPGSIKPHTKFEASVYILSKDEGGRHSAFFGGYRPQFYFRTTDVTGVVELPEGVEMVMPGDNISFTVELIKPIAMEEGLRFAIREGGRTVGAGVVTKVNQ, encoded by the coding sequence ATGGCGAAAGGGACGTTTGAGCGGACGAAGCCCCACGTGAACGTGGGGACGATCGGGCACGTGGACCACGGGAAGACGACGCTGACGGCAGCGATCACCTTCACGGCGGCGAGCGCGGACCCGAGCATCGAGACGCAGCGCTACGACCAGATCGACAAGGCGCCGGAAGAGAAGGCGCGCGGCATCACCATCAACACCGCGCACGTGGAATACAACACCACCTCGCGCCACTACAGCCACGTGGACTGCCCGGGCCACGCCGACTACGTCAAGAACATGATCACCGGCGCCGCGCAGATGGACGGCGCGATCCTGGTGGTCAGCAGCGCCGACGGCCCGATGCCGCAGACCCGCGAGCACATCCTGCTCGCCCGTCAGGTGGGCGTGCCGTACATCGTGGTGTTCATGAACAAGGTCGACATGGTCGACGACGAAGAGTTGCTGGAGCTCGTGGAGATGGAAGTGCGCGAGCTGCTCAGCCGCTACGAGTTCCCCGGCGATGACCTGCCGGTGGTCAAGGGCAGCGCCCTGCAGGCGCTCGAGGCGCTGGTCGCCGATCCCAAGATGGCGCGCGGCACCAACAAGTGGGTCGACAACATCTGGGAACTGCTCGACGCGGTGGACAGCTACATCCCCACCCCCGAGCGCGACACCGACAAGACCTTCCTGATGCCGGTCGAAGACGTGTTCACCATCACCGGCCGTGGCACCGTGGCCACCGGTCGTGTGGAGCGCGGCATCGTCAAGGTGCAGGACGAAGTGGAGATCGTGGGCCTGCGCGACACCCGCAAGACCACCGTCACCGGCATCGAAATGCACCGCAAGCTGCTGGATCAGGGCATGGCCGGCGACAACGTGGGCGTGCTGCTGCGTGGCGTGGCGCGTGACGACGTGGAGCGCGGTCAGGTGCTGGCCAAGCCGGGCAGCATCAAGCCGCACACCAAGTTCGAAGCGAGCGTGTACATCCTCAGCAAGGACGAGGGGGGCCGCCACAGCGCGTTCTTCGGTGGCTACCGCCCGCAGTTCTACTTCCGCACCACCGACGTGACCGGTGTGGTGGAACTGCCCGAAGGCGTCGAAATGGTGATGCCCGGTGACAACATCAGCTTCACCGTGGAGCTGATCAAGCCGATCGCCATGGAAGAGGGCCTGCGCTTCGCCATCCGCGAAGGTGGCCGCACCGTCGGCGCCGGCGTCGTCACCAAGGTGAACCAGTAA
- the rpmG gene encoding 50S ribosomal protein L33, whose amino-acid sequence MAKDGPRIIVKMESTAGTGFYYTTTKNRRNTQAKLELRKYDPVAKKHVAFKEKKV is encoded by the coding sequence ATGGCGAAAGACGGACCTCGCATCATTGTGAAGATGGAAAGCACCGCCGGCACGGGCTTCTACTACACCACCACCAAGAACCGCCGCAACACCCAGGCCAAGCTGGAGCTGCGCAAGTACGACCCGGTGGCCAAGAAGCACGTGGCCTTCAAGGAGAAGAAGGTCTGA
- the secE gene encoding preprotein translocase subunit SecE codes for MNALIQYFRDARAELGRVSWPTRPQVLEGTQAVLVFVIALTLTVYLLDLAFQALIRLVLP; via the coding sequence ATGAACGCCCTGATTCAATATTTTAGAGACGCACGCGCCGAACTGGGCCGGGTCAGCTGGCCCACGCGTCCGCAGGTGCTCGAGGGCACCCAGGCGGTGCTGGTGTTCGTGATCGCGCTGACCCTGACCGTGTATCTGCTGGACCTGGCCTTTCAGGCGCTGATCCGGCTGGTGTTGCCATGA
- the nusG gene encoding transcription termination/antitermination protein NusG — MSIEWYAVHTYVGQEKMVEKNLKERASKMGMWYTKIFQVLQPSETAVELREGGKKETVERLLFPGYVFVQMDVEDDDAPGELGESWEAVRGTPGVTGFVGTSTRPVPLSFEEVDRLLRSVGVMQVQEEAPAPRTKINFKEGDMVRVTAGPFADFSGVVSEVNIPQSKVKVLVSIFGRETPVELDFSQVQKG, encoded by the coding sequence ATGAGCATCGAGTGGTACGCCGTGCACACCTACGTCGGCCAGGAAAAGATGGTCGAGAAGAACCTCAAGGAGCGCGCCTCCAAGATGGGCATGTGGTACACCAAGATCTTCCAGGTGCTGCAGCCCAGCGAGACAGCCGTGGAACTGCGTGAGGGCGGCAAGAAGGAAACGGTCGAGCGTCTGCTGTTTCCCGGCTACGTCTTCGTGCAGATGGACGTGGAGGACGACGACGCGCCCGGCGAACTTGGCGAGTCGTGGGAAGCGGTGCGCGGCACGCCCGGCGTGACCGGCTTCGTGGGCACCTCCACCCGCCCGGTGCCGCTGTCATTTGAAGAAGTGGACCGCCTGCTGAGGTCAGTGGGCGTGATGCAGGTGCAGGAGGAGGCTCCGGCCCCCCGCACCAAGATCAACTTCAAGGAAGGCGACATGGTGCGCGTCACCGCCGGTCCCTTCGCCGATTTCAGCGGCGTGGTCAGCGAAGTGAACATTCCGCAGTCCAAGGTCAAGGTGCTAGTCAGCATCTTCGGCCGTGAGACGCCAGTGGAGCTGGACTTCTCGCAGGTCCAGAAGGGCTGA
- the rplK gene encoding 50S ribosomal protein L11: protein MKKVNGIVKLQLPAGKATPAPPVGPALGQYGANIMEFTKAFNAQTADKGDAIIPVEITIYADRSFTFITKTPPMSYLIRKASGIAKGSPTPNKSKVGKLNWDQVLEIAKTKMPDLNAGSLEAAANTVAGTARSMGVTVEGAPHA, encoded by the coding sequence ATGAAGAAGGTCAACGGAATCGTCAAGCTGCAGCTACCGGCAGGCAAGGCCACCCCGGCCCCGCCGGTCGGCCCGGCGCTCGGTCAGTACGGCGCCAACATCATGGAGTTCACCAAGGCGTTCAACGCCCAGACCGCCGACAAGGGTGACGCGATCATCCCTGTGGAGATCACCATCTACGCCGACCGCAGCTTCACCTTCATCACCAAGACCCCCCCGATGAGCTACCTGATCCGCAAGGCCAGCGGCATCGCCAAGGGCAGCCCGACCCCCAACAAGAGCAAGGTCGGCAAGCTGAACTGGGATCAGGTGCTGGAAATCGCCAAGACCAAGATGCCCGACCTGAACGCCGGCAGCCTTGAGGCCGCCGCCAACACCGTGGCCGGCACCGCCCGCAGCATGGGCGTGACCGTCGAAGGAGCTCCCCATGCCTAA